A window of the Pedobacter cryoconitis genome harbors these coding sequences:
- the leuS gene encoding leucine--tRNA ligase, with amino-acid sequence MDYQFKEIEQKWQGFWAAHQTFKAEATSAKPKFYVLDMFPYPSGAGLHVGHPLGYIASDIFSRYKRLKGYNVLHPMGYDSFGLPAEQYAIQTGQHPALTTEANISTYRRQLDQIGFSFDWSREVRTSEPEYYKWTQWVFMQLFNSWYNLETDRAEDINTLIEKFNTSGSADVKAASDEDVKSFMPSDWANMTAEEKQEELLKYRLTFLKESTVNWCAALGTVLANDEVKDGFSERGGHPVEQKKMMQWSMRISAYAERLLQGLNTIDWPEPVKEMQRNWIGKSVGASVRFKIETDAAINTDYIEVFTTRVDTIFGVSYVVLAPEHELVAALTTPAQVNDIKNYIEQTKKKSELDRMADTKTVSGAFTGTYVVNPVSGERIQLWIADYVLAGYGTGAVMGVPSGDQRDWLFAKHFNLPVVQILDAQTAIDVQADSTKEGKYINSGFINGMTYTEAVTTLNKWLEDQGVGKAKVNFRMRDAIFGRQRYWGEPIPVYFKNGLPYLIKEEELPLLLPEVDKYLPTETGEPPLGRAENWTYENQYHYELSTMPGWAGSSWYWYRYMDSNNATEFAGKEAIEYWKDVDLYIGGAEHATGHLLYSRFWNKFLKDMGYVKEEEPFKKLINQGMIQGRTNFVYRVADESGKGTNTLVSHGLKNNYKTSALRVDVNIVENEILDIEKFKLFRPEFADAEFILENGKYICGVEVEKMSKSYFNVVNPDVLIASYGADTLRMYEMFLGPLEQSKPWNTNGIEGVFKFLRKFWRLFHNDQWEFTLSDAEPTKAELKALHKIIKKVQDDIERFSFNTSVSSFMIAVNELTDLKCNKRSILQELVVVLSPYAPHITEELWSLLGNEGSLSYAAYPEFNPAHLVEDEFSYPVSVNGKTRLNLNLSLALEAKEIEEIVLADEQVQKYLEGKTPKKVIIVKGRIVNIVI; translated from the coding sequence ATGGATTACCAATTTAAAGAAATAGAACAGAAGTGGCAGGGGTTTTGGGCAGCACACCAAACGTTTAAAGCAGAGGCAACATCAGCCAAACCTAAATTTTATGTGCTTGATATGTTTCCATACCCATCGGGTGCGGGTTTACATGTTGGCCATCCACTGGGCTACATTGCCTCCGATATATTTTCAAGATACAAAAGATTAAAAGGTTACAATGTTTTACATCCGATGGGATATGATTCATTTGGATTACCTGCTGAACAATATGCAATACAAACAGGGCAGCACCCGGCGTTAACGACTGAAGCAAATATCAGCACTTACCGTCGTCAGCTGGACCAGATTGGTTTTTCTTTTGACTGGAGCCGCGAAGTACGTACCAGCGAACCTGAATATTATAAGTGGACGCAATGGGTATTTATGCAGCTGTTCAATTCCTGGTATAACCTGGAAACAGACCGTGCTGAAGATATCAATACTTTAATTGAAAAATTCAATACTTCGGGCAGTGCTGATGTAAAAGCAGCAAGTGATGAGGATGTGAAAAGTTTCATGCCAAGTGACTGGGCAAATATGACTGCGGAAGAAAAACAGGAAGAGCTCTTGAAATACCGTTTAACATTTTTGAAAGAAAGTACAGTAAACTGGTGCGCAGCATTAGGAACGGTACTGGCTAATGATGAGGTGAAAGATGGTTTTTCTGAACGTGGCGGCCATCCTGTGGAACAGAAAAAAATGATGCAATGGAGCATGCGTATTTCTGCTTATGCAGAGCGTTTGTTACAAGGCTTAAATACAATTGACTGGCCGGAACCGGTTAAAGAAATGCAGCGCAACTGGATTGGTAAGAGTGTAGGGGCGAGTGTCCGCTTCAAAATCGAAACTGATGCAGCTATTAATACAGATTACATTGAAGTGTTTACTACACGCGTGGATACTATTTTTGGTGTTTCGTATGTGGTATTAGCTCCGGAACATGAACTGGTAGCTGCATTGACTACGCCAGCACAGGTAAATGATATTAAGAATTATATAGAGCAGACTAAAAAGAAATCTGAGTTAGACCGTATGGCGGATACTAAAACAGTTTCTGGTGCTTTTACGGGTACTTACGTGGTGAACCCGGTGAGTGGTGAGCGTATCCAGTTATGGATCGCTGATTATGTGCTTGCTGGTTATGGAACTGGTGCTGTAATGGGCGTGCCGAGTGGTGATCAGCGTGACTGGTTATTTGCAAAGCATTTTAATTTGCCTGTTGTTCAGATTCTTGATGCGCAAACAGCTATTGATGTACAGGCTGACAGTACTAAAGAAGGTAAATACATCAATTCTGGCTTCATTAATGGAATGACTTATACAGAAGCGGTCACTACTTTGAATAAGTGGCTGGAAGATCAGGGGGTAGGAAAAGCGAAAGTAAATTTCCGTATGCGTGATGCGATATTCGGCCGTCAGCGTTATTGGGGAGAGCCTATTCCGGTATACTTTAAAAATGGTCTGCCTTATTTGATCAAGGAAGAGGAGTTACCTTTATTGTTACCTGAGGTTGATAAATATTTGCCAACAGAAACTGGTGAACCGCCTCTGGGCAGAGCTGAAAACTGGACTTACGAAAATCAGTATCATTATGAGTTGAGTACAATGCCAGGATGGGCGGGTTCGAGCTGGTACTGGTACCGTTATATGGATTCCAATAATGCAACTGAATTTGCTGGTAAAGAAGCTATTGAATACTGGAAAGATGTAGATTTATATATTGGTGGTGCTGAACATGCAACTGGTCACTTGCTTTATAGCCGTTTCTGGAATAAGTTCCTGAAAGATATGGGTTATGTCAAAGAAGAAGAGCCTTTCAAAAAACTGATTAATCAGGGAATGATCCAGGGCAGGACGAATTTTGTTTACCGGGTAGCTGATGAATCGGGCAAAGGCACTAATACTTTGGTTTCTCATGGTTTGAAAAACAATTATAAAACTTCGGCATTACGTGTTGATGTAAATATTGTAGAGAATGAGATCCTGGATATTGAAAAATTTAAGTTGTTCAGACCTGAATTTGCTGATGCAGAATTTATTCTGGAGAATGGTAAATATATCTGTGGGGTAGAGGTAGAAAAAATGTCTAAATCTTATTTCAATGTCGTGAATCCTGATGTACTGATTGCCAGTTATGGTGCAGATACTTTAAGGATGTACGAAATGTTCCTTGGGCCGCTTGAACAAAGTAAACCGTGGAACACGAACGGGATTGAGGGGGTATTCAAATTCCTTCGTAAATTCTGGCGTTTATTCCACAATGATCAATGGGAATTTACTTTATCGGATGCTGAGCCCACAAAGGCTGAATTAAAGGCATTGCATAAAATTATTAAAAAGGTACAGGATGATATTGAGCGCTTTTCTTTCAATACTTCAGTATCCAGCTTTATGATCGCGGTTAATGAATTGACGGATCTTAAATGTAATAAACGCAGTATTTTGCAAGAGCTGGTTGTTGTGCTTTCTCCATATGCACCACATATTACGGAAGAATTATGGTCATTGTTAGGAAATGAGGGTAGTTTATCTTATGCTGCTTATCCGGAATTTAATCCGGCACATTTAGTAGAAGATGAATTCAGTTATCCGGTTTCTGTAAACGGAAAAACCAGGTTAAACTTAAATCTGAGTTTGGCGCTTGAGGCTAAAGAGATTGAGGAAATTGTACTGGCTGATGAGCAGGTTCAGAAATACCTTGAAGGTAAAACACCTAAAAAAGTGATTATCGTTAAGGGCCGTATTGTAAATATTGTGATTTAA
- a CDS encoding ABC transporter substrate-binding protein — MPRIIKNIFYTLCLITLFGCHSGTQDSEKKVFNLNFDQSLTSLDPAFARNQPAIWMMNQLFNGLVQADSALNTIPAIARSWEVAPDGLQYTFHLRNDVYFHDDPLFTSGKGRKVVAADFAYSFNRLSDPKVASSGGWIFSDKVKDKNSFQALNDTTLIIHLTKPFPAFLNLLTTQYCVVVPHEVADYYGKDFRSHPIGTGPFRFKYWKEEEILVLLKNENYWEKEHGKRLPYLDAVKVSFITDKQSAFMSFIKKDLDFFYSVDGSYRDDILTKSGHMTSKYKGKFQLIKGAYLCTEYVGILVDTSKSIVRNSPLRFKKVRQAINYGIDKAKLIKYLRNSTGTPATSGFVPKGMPGFDSIKVKGYHYDPVKAAQLLAEAGFPHGKGMPELTLSTSTTYKDLIEFIQGELNSLGMKVKVDVTPSSSLRELMSKNEVNFFRGSWIADYPDAENYLSVFYSKNRVPYGPNYTGYFNKEFDRLFEQSYYENDAKKRYVLYQKMDNMVIENASIVPILYDQSVTMLQNNISGYPINPLSVMILKRVKKK, encoded by the coding sequence ATGCCCCGAATTATAAAAAATATATTTTACACTTTATGTCTCATAACGCTCTTTGGCTGCCATTCCGGGACTCAGGACAGTGAAAAAAAAGTATTTAACCTGAATTTTGACCAGAGCCTGACTTCATTAGACCCTGCTTTTGCCCGTAATCAGCCTGCAATATGGATGATGAACCAGCTTTTTAACGGGCTTGTTCAGGCAGATAGTGCCCTGAATACAATTCCGGCAATTGCCAGATCATGGGAAGTCGCACCCGACGGCCTTCAATATACTTTTCATCTGCGCAATGATGTCTACTTTCATGACGACCCTCTTTTCACCAGCGGAAAAGGAAGAAAAGTCGTTGCAGCAGATTTTGCCTATAGTTTTAACCGCTTATCAGATCCAAAAGTAGCTTCTTCAGGAGGCTGGATCTTTAGTGATAAAGTAAAGGACAAAAACAGCTTCCAGGCACTCAATGACACTACTTTAATTATTCACTTAACCAAACCATTTCCAGCATTCCTGAATCTCCTGACTACACAATACTGTGTAGTTGTACCGCATGAAGTAGCAGATTATTATGGAAAGGACTTCAGAAGCCATCCGATAGGCACAGGGCCTTTTCGTTTTAAATACTGGAAAGAAGAAGAAATCCTGGTGCTGCTGAAAAACGAAAATTACTGGGAGAAAGAACATGGTAAAAGACTCCCCTACCTGGACGCTGTTAAAGTTTCTTTCATCACAGACAAACAAAGTGCGTTCATGTCTTTTATCAAAAAAGATCTCGATTTCTTTTACAGTGTAGATGGAAGTTACCGCGATGATATTTTAACCAAGAGTGGCCATATGACCAGTAAATACAAAGGAAAGTTCCAGTTAATCAAAGGAGCTTATCTCTGTACTGAATATGTGGGTATATTGGTAGACACCTCAAAATCCATTGTCAGAAATTCTCCTTTAAGATTTAAGAAAGTACGGCAGGCGATTAATTACGGCATAGATAAAGCAAAACTGATCAAATATCTGCGCAATAGCACAGGCACTCCTGCCACCTCTGGCTTTGTACCTAAAGGAATGCCCGGCTTTGACAGCATCAAGGTAAAAGGCTATCATTACGATCCTGTAAAAGCAGCACAGCTACTGGCCGAAGCAGGCTTTCCACATGGAAAAGGAATGCCAGAACTCACATTGAGTACTTCTACAACCTACAAAGATCTCATCGAATTTATACAGGGTGAATTAAATTCACTGGGCATGAAAGTAAAAGTTGACGTTACACCAAGCTCCAGCTTAAGAGAACTGATGTCTAAAAATGAAGTTAATTTTTTCAGGGGTTCCTGGATTGCTGATTACCCGGATGCAGAAAATTACCTTTCCGTTTTCTATTCTAAAAACCGTGTGCCTTATGGGCCAAACTATACCGGATATTTCAATAAAGAATTTGACCGTTTATTTGAGCAGAGCTATTACGAGAATGATGCAAAAAAACGTTACGTTTTATATCAGAAAATGGACAACATGGTTATAGAAAATGCCTCTATTGTACCTATTTTATATGATCAGTCAGTGACCATGCTGCAAAATAACATTAGCGGTTACCCGATCAATCCATTAAGTGTAATGATTCTGAAACGGGTTAAAAAGAAATAG
- a CDS encoding NADPH-dependent FMN reductase: MITIISGTNRPDSNTLKVAKYYRDTLAKKGQEADILSLTDLPAQLIVSDLYGKRSPEFKKIQEQITATEKFVFIIPEYNGSFPGVLKTLIDACDFPDSFYDKKACLVGISSGKYGNIRGIDHFGGVCSYLHLNVLPLRLHIPAIKTELDEQGNFYKEDTLKFTGQQIDKLIAY; this comes from the coding sequence ATGATTACGATCATTTCAGGCACAAACAGACCCGATAGCAATACGCTGAAAGTCGCAAAATATTATAGAGACACACTTGCTAAAAAAGGACAGGAGGCTGATATACTGAGCCTGACAGACCTTCCGGCACAATTAATCGTTTCCGATTTATACGGAAAAAGATCTCCGGAATTTAAAAAGATACAAGAACAAATTACGGCAACCGAAAAATTTGTATTCATCATTCCTGAATATAATGGCAGTTTTCCCGGTGTTCTGAAAACATTAATAGATGCCTGTGACTTCCCGGACAGCTTTTACGATAAAAAAGCATGCCTGGTTGGTATCTCCTCAGGCAAATATGGGAACATCAGAGGAATTGATCATTTTGGTGGCGTATGCAGTTACCTGCACCTGAATGTTCTCCCTTTACGTTTACATATTCCGGCTATCAAAACTGAATTGGATGAACAGGGTAATTTCTATAAGGAAGATACTTTAAAATTTACAGGGCAGCAGATAGACAAGCTTATTGCTTATTAA
- a CDS encoding cell division protein FtsX, whose amino-acid sequence MEEFEVSDASKKTKTIYISTIFSITLVLLMLGVLGLILVHAKNLSNYVKENIVLNIIVDEGAKEADVIQFRKELDANPAVKQTEYVNKEVAAKNLTQDLGEDFVNFLGYNPLLSTVDVYLKADYANNKSIDALKATISKNPVVKEVIYQSSLIDMVNKNINTIGLIVLGFAAILLVISVALINNTIRLAIYSQRFLIKSMQLVGATKNFIRKPFIFWAMLHGLIASFIAILILLGLLYYAQKEIPEIIILRNYTEFGIVLLGLVGMGIFLTALSTTFAVSKYLRLKIYDLYR is encoded by the coding sequence ATGGAAGAATTTGAAGTTAGTGATGCTTCTAAGAAGACGAAAACCATTTATATCTCTACTATATTTAGTATAACCCTGGTTTTGTTGATGCTTGGCGTATTGGGACTAATACTGGTACATGCAAAGAATCTTTCTAACTATGTAAAAGAGAATATTGTATTAAATATCATAGTTGACGAAGGCGCAAAAGAAGCTGATGTTATTCAGTTCAGAAAGGAACTTGATGCTAACCCTGCCGTTAAACAGACAGAATATGTCAATAAAGAGGTAGCTGCAAAAAATCTTACACAAGATTTAGGAGAAGACTTCGTGAATTTCCTGGGTTACAACCCATTACTTTCTACTGTAGATGTTTACCTGAAAGCTGACTATGCAAACAATAAAAGCATTGACGCATTGAAAGCGACCATCAGTAAAAACCCGGTTGTTAAAGAAGTGATCTATCAGAGTTCACTCATTGATATGGTGAATAAAAACATCAATACCATTGGTTTAATTGTACTGGGATTTGCAGCTATATTACTGGTGATCTCTGTTGCCTTAATCAATAATACGATCAGACTGGCAATTTATTCACAGCGTTTCCTGATCAAAAGCATGCAATTAGTAGGTGCGACGAAAAACTTTATTCGCAAACCCTTCATTTTCTGGGCAATGCTGCATGGCTTAATCGCTTCGTTTATTGCTATCCTGATCTTGCTTGGGCTTTTATATTACGCACAAAAAGAAATTCCGGAGATCATTATTCTAAGAAATTATACCGAATTTGGTATCGTTCTGCTTGGTTTAGTAGGGATGGGGATTTTCCTGACCGCGCTGAGTACAACCTTTGCAGTAAGCAAATATTTACGTTTAAAAATTTACGACCTTTACAGATAA
- a CDS encoding outer membrane beta-barrel family protein translates to MKKLLLLFVFLGLIQQANAQFTLGGGTQKVTITGRISAVIIDSATKQPVDYATVSLIRVKDNKSVNGGVTDAKGKVVLQNVSPDQYKLLIGFMGYKGKTMLVKTSPEKPDLNLGNVLLTGTESNLKEVAIVGKTPMIETKIDKLVYNAEQDVTTAGGNAGDVMRKVPMVTVDIDGNPSLRGSSAVRVLINGKPSGTMSNSVADALKMIPAEEIKSVEVITSPSAKYDAEGAGGIINIITKKKTAQGVNGNASLSVGTRQNNGNFSLNAKKGRLGISSSFGGQYAIPQDTRIVLENDVYSQRSHVFQEGFSKAKRYAYNGSIGLDYDINAYNSLSTNIKYNDFSNGAKGNSNVTSSIMDTILRTINYVRSSDSKSSLNNIDWSADYRKTTKKEGEEFTVSGQASFGRNTTQFNTRLINPDGSALAPDVNGDNTGKNNEYTLQTDYVYPFSKTMSLETGVKGILRDIKSKYQSSEQDFDYKQNVVAAYGVLSFKLAKLFDVKGGLRAEYTDISGVSGSSLNFNNNYTNLFPSIIVSKTLKGNSTLKLSYNARMQRPSLSYLNPFLNRNDPENQQQGNPNLNPEISDIVELGYSTFIKGSVINASIFYRTTSDVIESLYFPEQKLTTYANVGKNKSFGGNVFATYNPLPKWTLMGNFSLNTYDLRNSQTNQSTGVFVNYSVFARSAISFKGGWNTEIFGVYNASRRTFQGTSGPMAFYGGAFKKEIMKKKATVGINVLNVFSRDLHIHNENTGADFRQNMNIYYPLRSFGVNFSYKFGKVTFSAPKKKKGISNDDLKQDEGAGGLGGGAAPKQ, encoded by the coding sequence ATGAAAAAACTACTACTACTATTTGTCTTTCTGGGACTGATACAGCAGGCTAACGCCCAATTCACACTAGGTGGCGGAACACAAAAAGTTACTATAACCGGAAGGATAAGTGCTGTTATTATTGACTCTGCTACTAAACAGCCCGTTGATTATGCAACCGTATCTCTGATTAGGGTTAAAGATAATAAATCGGTTAATGGCGGTGTAACTGATGCAAAAGGTAAGGTTGTACTACAAAATGTATCCCCTGATCAGTATAAATTATTGATTGGCTTTATGGGCTATAAGGGTAAAACCATGTTAGTGAAAACCAGTCCTGAGAAACCTGATCTGAACCTTGGGAATGTTTTACTGACCGGCACAGAAAGTAATTTAAAAGAGGTTGCTATTGTTGGTAAAACGCCAATGATCGAAACCAAAATTGATAAATTGGTTTATAATGCGGAACAGGATGTAACTACAGCGGGAGGTAACGCCGGTGATGTGATGCGTAAAGTGCCAATGGTAACGGTTGATATTGACGGAAACCCTTCTTTACGCGGAAGTTCTGCGGTTAGGGTATTGATTAACGGAAAGCCTTCGGGAACGATGTCAAACAGTGTTGCTGATGCTTTAAAGATGATTCCTGCGGAAGAGATTAAAAGCGTGGAAGTAATTACAAGTCCTTCGGCAAAATATGATGCAGAGGGTGCGGGTGGAATTATTAATATCATCACTAAAAAGAAAACTGCTCAGGGTGTAAATGGTAATGCTTCGTTATCAGTTGGTACACGCCAGAATAATGGTAATTTTAGTTTAAATGCTAAAAAGGGACGTTTAGGAATCAGTTCTAGCTTTGGGGGACAGTATGCGATTCCTCAGGATACGAGAATTGTTTTAGAAAATGATGTCTACAGCCAGCGGTCACATGTTTTTCAGGAAGGGTTCAGTAAGGCAAAAAGATATGCTTATAATGGAAGTATAGGTCTGGATTATGATATTAATGCCTATAACAGTCTTTCTACGAATATCAAATACAATGATTTTTCGAATGGTGCGAAAGGAAATTCAAATGTGACCAGCAGTATCATGGACACTATATTGAGGACAATTAATTATGTGCGTTCTTCTGATAGCAAGAGTAGTTTAAATAACATAGACTGGAGTGCTGACTACAGAAAAACGACCAAAAAAGAAGGAGAAGAGTTTACAGTTTCCGGTCAGGCAAGTTTTGGCAGGAATACAACCCAATTTAATACACGCCTGATTAATCCGGACGGGTCAGCATTGGCCCCTGATGTAAATGGTGATAATACGGGTAAAAATAATGAGTATACTTTACAAACGGATTATGTATATCCTTTTAGTAAAACGATGTCATTGGAAACAGGTGTTAAAGGGATTCTAAGAGATATAAAAAGCAAGTATCAGAGTAGCGAACAGGATTTTGATTATAAACAAAATGTTGTTGCAGCTTATGGCGTTTTAAGCTTTAAACTTGCTAAATTGTTTGATGTAAAGGGTGGTTTAAGAGCAGAGTATACTGACATCAGCGGGGTTTCTGGTTCTTCACTGAATTTTAATAATAATTATACTAATTTATTTCCAAGTATAATTGTCTCCAAAACACTGAAGGGAAATTCTACCTTAAAACTGAGCTATAATGCAAGGATGCAAAGACCAAGTTTGTCTTATCTGAATCCTTTCTTAAACAGGAATGACCCGGAGAATCAGCAGCAGGGTAACCCGAATTTAAATCCTGAAATAAGTGATATTGTGGAGCTTGGTTATTCGACCTTTATCAAAGGATCTGTAATTAATGCCTCTATATTTTACCGTACTACGAGCGATGTAATTGAGAGTTTGTATTTTCCTGAACAAAAGCTGACTACTTATGCCAACGTCGGTAAAAATAAATCTTTTGGTGGTAATGTGTTCGCTACTTATAATCCATTACCTAAATGGACTTTAATGGGGAATTTTAGCTTGAATACTTATGATTTAAGAAATTCACAGACGAATCAGAGTACGGGTGTATTTGTAAATTATTCGGTGTTTGCCAGATCTGCAATCTCTTTTAAAGGTGGATGGAATACGGAGATTTTCGGTGTATATAATGCATCAAGAAGAACTTTCCAGGGTACTTCAGGGCCAATGGCATTTTATGGTGGCGCGTTCAAGAAAGAGATCATGAAAAAGAAAGCAACAGTTGGTATCAATGTGTTGAATGTCTTTTCAAGAGATCTGCATATTCATAATGAGAATACAGGAGCTGATTTCCGCCAGAATATGAATATTTATTATCCTTTAAGGTCTTTTGGGGTTAACTTTAGTTATAAGTTTGGTAAGGTTACTTTTTCTGCTCCAAAGAAGAAAAAAGGGATTTCCAATGACGATTTAAAACAGGATGAAGGTGCCGGAGGACTAGGTGGGGGCGCAGCGCCAAAACAATAA
- the truB gene encoding tRNA pseudouridine(55) synthase TruB, which yields MTILSAQKLLERTFNFAEGELLLINKPYKWTSFDVVGKIRNSLKPLKLKVGHAGTLDPLATGLLILCTGKLTKQIDTFQAEDKEYTGTMILGATTPSFDMETVVDQEYPLTNLTEEAIYAATAPFTGDIQQYPPAHSAVKVNGERLYVKARRGEEQELRLRFVSVPVFEITRIALPEVDFRIVCSKGTYIRSLVSDFGKHLENGAYLSKLTRTRSGNFSLEDAFEVTDLVEYLKNKREAAAAEQAGTNT from the coding sequence ATTACCATTTTGAGCGCACAAAAGTTACTGGAAAGAACCTTCAATTTTGCCGAAGGAGAGTTATTACTCATCAATAAACCCTATAAGTGGACGAGTTTTGATGTAGTAGGGAAGATAAGGAATTCATTAAAACCCCTGAAATTAAAAGTTGGCCATGCAGGGACATTAGACCCGCTGGCTACAGGTTTATTGATTTTATGTACAGGAAAACTGACTAAACAGATCGACACCTTTCAGGCAGAAGACAAAGAATATACCGGAACTATGATCCTGGGGGCTACAACGCCCTCTTTTGACATGGAGACGGTAGTGGATCAGGAATATCCACTCACTAATTTAACTGAAGAAGCAATTTATGCCGCTACTGCGCCATTTACCGGCGACATTCAGCAATATCCACCAGCCCATTCCGCAGTCAAAGTAAACGGGGAACGTTTATATGTTAAAGCCCGCAGAGGTGAAGAACAGGAATTAAGGCTTCGTTTTGTATCCGTACCAGTCTTTGAGATTACCCGTATTGCTTTACCTGAAGTTGACTTCAGAATTGTTTGCAGTAAGGGCACTTACATCAGATCACTGGTTTCAGATTTCGGAAAACATCTTGAAAATGGTGCCTATTTATCAAAACTTACCCGCACCAGAAGTGGGAATTTCTCCTTAGAAGACGCTTTTGAAGTAACCGACCTGGTGGAATACCTTAAAAATAAGAGAGAAGCTGCCGCAGCTGAACAAGCCGGTACAAATACTTAA
- a CDS encoding undecaprenyl-diphosphate phosphatase — translation MTLIDAIILAVIEGLTEFLPVSSTGHMILASSFMGIASDPFVKLFTIAIQLGAILSVVVLYFKRFFKTIEFYIKLLVAFIPAAIFGLLLSKKIDQMLESPMTVAISLVVGGIILLFVDKWFNKPTIHEEEEISYLTALKIGFFQCLAMIPGTSRSGASIVGGMSMKLSRKVAAEFSFFLAVPTMFAATGKKLFDFYKEGNTISHDQIQLLVIANIIAFIVALLAIKSFIGYLNKHGFKVFGWYRIIAGLIIIVLIYSGHNLQII, via the coding sequence ATGACACTTATAGATGCCATTATTCTCGCTGTAATAGAGGGACTGACTGAGTTTTTGCCAGTTTCTTCTACCGGCCATATGATCCTTGCCTCTTCCTTTATGGGAATTGCATCCGATCCATTCGTTAAACTATTTACCATTGCCATTCAGCTTGGAGCAATCCTTTCGGTAGTTGTCTTATACTTCAAGCGTTTCTTTAAAACAATTGAATTCTACATTAAGTTGCTGGTTGCTTTTATTCCCGCAGCTATTTTTGGATTACTGCTGAGTAAAAAGATTGACCAGATGCTGGAAAGTCCGATGACAGTAGCTATATCTTTAGTAGTCGGAGGTATAATTCTTCTTTTCGTAGACAAATGGTTTAATAAACCAACCATCCATGAAGAAGAAGAGATCAGCTATCTTACCGCTTTAAAAATAGGTTTCTTTCAATGTCTGGCGATGATACCGGGCACATCAAGATCCGGTGCAAGTATTGTTGGTGGTATGTCTATGAAATTAAGCAGAAAAGTAGCTGCTGAATTCTCTTTCTTTCTGGCTGTCCCTACGATGTTTGCGGCAACGGGAAAAAAGTTATTCGATTTTTATAAAGAAGGGAATACCATTAGCCATGATCAGATTCAACTGCTTGTGATTGCTAATATCATTGCATTTATTGTAGCCTTACTCGCTATTAAAAGTTTTATCGGTTACCTGAACAAACACGGATTTAAAGTGTTTGGATGGTATCGTATCATTGCTGGATTGATCATCATTGTATTAATATATAGCGGGCATAACCTGCAAATAATTTAA
- a CDS encoding DUF3098 domain-containing protein, which translates to MIEKKTSPATQDPKNEMVFTKKNYQLLLISMAIVVVGFMLMIGTTDIYDLRKTLLAPMVVLFGFGFGIYAILKK; encoded by the coding sequence ATGATCGAGAAAAAAACTAGTCCTGCAACGCAAGACCCTAAAAATGAAATGGTTTTTACAAAAAAGAATTATCAGCTGTTGTTAATCAGTATGGCTATTGTTGTAGTTGGCTTTATGCTGATGATCGGAACAACGGACATTTATGATTTAAGAAAAACACTTCTTGCGCCAATGGTTGTCCTTTTTGGATTTGGATTTGGTATTTACGCAATCCTGAAAAAGTAA